The sequence AAGACTGGGTTCTTCATCTCCTTCTGGGCCTAAGTTTACGGAAAGGAATAATGGGATTTTCAAAATCCTTTCTCGGAAGAATGACGGATTGATCATACCTCTTAGCAGGAACAAAAACCCGAGCCAGGCAGGATATTCCATGAATAAAGTGATAAATTCTAAAGAGGTGATATTTGCCAGATAATATGGGATCCATTCCGGAACGAATAGATAGAAGTTCAAACAGAAGATAGGAACTCCAAATAGGATTACGGAGATAAATGATCTAATCGTAGAAAGATCTCTTAATAAAGGAATTTCTTTTATATTCTCTTTGGATTGTGCCGCTCTCAACCAAGAATCGTATCTGGAAAATTTGCGGATCATTGAATAATCATCCACATACAGATTTTCTGCCTGTAATAATTCGAATGGGAGCGTCACTTCTGCCTGGACAACCAGTAATTCTAAGGTCAAAAAGGAAAGCCCTAGGATTAAAGGGATGTATACGGTCCCGAGGCCCCCTTGTATTAGCAGAAAGTTATACAATCCATGAAGTATTACCAAAAAAGAAAATGCGGAGATGAGATCTAATCCGGAAAAATTTCCTTTTCTAGATTGCAGGAATTTTAAAATGAAAAATCCTAATATACCTCCGGAAAAAGTATGTAAAGGCAAAGAAGTCCCTGATCTAAGTAGTCCCTGCCAAAAATCCAGTTTAAAAGAATAGAATACATTCTCTATACAACCGAAGGAAGCACCTAAAGTAAGACCGAAATACAATCCGTCCGCAAGGTTGGAGGAATTTTTCATCTGTTTTAAGAATAAAAAGATCAGGATTGCTTTGGAAGTTTCTTCCGGAATAGCTCCTATGAGCATTGCCTTGGAGAAAGCGGGATAATTTTGGAATAAGTCGAATACTCCCACTTCCCAAGCAAGAGCGATACCAGTTGCGATCATCCCATAAAAGAATGCAAGTTTTGTGAATGTGCTTCCTTGCCCGGAGTAGTAGGTCTTACGGTAAAAGTCCCAATAAAACCATGCGGCGAGAATTGCAGAGATCGGTTTGCCTAATAAGATCCAGTTTTCCATTCGCTTATAGTCCGGCCCAAAAACTTAGGTAACAGGTCGATACCGAGTTCCGGGCTTCAAGAGCCTAGAAGGCCCTAATAAAAAAGGCGTCGCTCGACAATTTTAAGCGACGCCTTTCAATCCGCAACTTTTGTAAGCGGAGTTCGTTATCTCTACGCGACTAAACTTTGTTTTTTTCTCAGGAAATAAACCGCAATTCCACCTGCGATGACTAATCCCATCGCATAGAAGATCGCAAATTTTTTCACTGAAAGAAACAGATAACCGAGTAGGCTACTATCACTTGGAACAGGGAATACTTTGGACTCGTTGGTCACATCATAGTACCAAGTTTTGTATTCTTTTCCACCGGAAGACACCCAAAGATTGAACTCTGAATATCCTGATTCGGAATCCTTTCTAATATCGTATTTTTCATACGGATATTTCCAAGCGCCTGGAACCAAGATTGCCCAAGGGAATCCTGTGTTATCCAGATACTTATCCGTTCCGTTATTGTTCTTATACAATCCAGGGAAATGGATCTCTTGTTTTGTATTGAGAACATAGGCATACAGATCGTAAGGGAAGGATCCAAGTTTCGCTCTTTCTACAGGAGCATTGAATACGATCTCTACAGTTGCGACAAATCCAGGTTTGAACACATCCCCAGGGTGAACGTTTTGACCTCTGATCGTTTTGTTAGAATCATCGAAGATCTGGTAACCTGATTTCAAGTTCGCGGCAGTAACACTTACAGTGTTCGTTGCAACTTCAACTTTTCCGTCCGCTTGGGTCAGTTTATAAGTGATAGAAGCTCCTACATCCACAGGCAACTTGATAAACAATTGGTGTCTATAACCTGCGCCTTTAGCTACGTGTTGGTAAGTTCCTTTCAGTCTTACGATCTTTCCAGAAGAGTTTAGATCTTCTTTATTCTTAAATTGGATCACATAATCGTTTAAGTCTGCATCACCTGCGGAAGGATACGAGTCTTCAAATGCAACGGTGAAAACTCCTTCTGCAGGATAAGTTACTTCGGTAGAACGGGTCGCATCGTTCGGATAAATATCAGTATCGTCTGGAACTCCGTCGCTGTCAGTATCCGCAATTTGGGTAGCAGGAAGATTGACTTCATATCTGATAGTTCTGTTGATCCCAAGAACTGAGTCCAAACTTACGTACTGAGAAATGGATTCTCCGCCGATCGAAATATCTATAGTAATATTTCCTACGGAAGTCGGAACAGTTAAGGTCCCGGTTACTTTTCCGGAAGAATCGGAAACACCTTGGAATAGTATATTATTGTTTTCATCATATACTAGGACAGTAGCTCCCGAAACCACATTAGACTTCTTATCCAAAACGGTAAGGTTTAAAGGAATATTGATCGTAGTATTGTAGTTAAAACTAGGTTCTCCTTTTGGATCTTCTACCACGACTACAGCTACAGTAGGTGTTCCAGAAGAATCTCCCGATCCTGATCCATTATTGGAACCGCTTCCTGTATCGGAATTAGAACCCGTGTTTGAGTTATCAGAAGATCCTGAGTTTCCGCTATTAGAAGACCCATTCGATGCACTGGAATCTCCGGAAGAAGAGGAAGAATTCGAAGAACCGCTGGAAGAAGAATCGTTAGAGCCAGAATTACCACTGGACGCAGTATTGTTTCCCGAATCAGAAGAAGAGCCCGAGTTAGAGCTGGAGTTTGAATCAGAAGATCCAGAACTGCTACTTCCTCCATTGGAGGATCCGCTATTATTACTTGCAGTGTCGGAAGGAGATCCAGACGTATTAGAAGAATCTGAAGTATTCGAATTGGAAGAAGTTTGGTCAGAAGAACCGGACGATCCGCTGTTAGAACTGCCACTTCCTGAATTAGAATTGGACGGGGTAGTGGTAGAACCTCCACTATTATTCGTACTATCCGCAGGTGGGGTCACAGGATTTCCGGAACCATCTCCTGGAACAAATACTACTCCAGGACTACCGCTATTTCCCGGAACCCCTCCGGTTGCGGTATGTTGGCTTCCTAGGAAAAAAAACGGTAATAAAAGGCCATTCTTCTTATGGCCGCAGTTGTAAACGAACCCGGCAATTATTGCCAAGGCTAGGAACTTTTTCATGAAGGGTCTCCCCACTCTAATCTCTTTACCTTAAGGAGACGGGGTGAAAAGGATTGGTACTACGGTCGAAAAGGTTTTTTTCCTATATGAAGTACGCTATTCCCAAATACAAAATTGGTATATCTGACCTTCTCGAAACCTATTTGTTCCAATTTGGATTTTAAACCTTCTTGGTCCGGATAATAAAGAGAAGAAACCGGCAAATAATCGAACATCTCGTTTTTGCCTCCCCAGAGTACATAACCGAAAAGAGGAACAATTCTGAAAAAATAAAAATCGGCGAATGCTTTTATAAAAGGATTTTTGACCTTTCCCACGTCCAGGTTGGCGAATACCCCTCCGGGTTTGAGCACTCTATAAATTTCTGACAATGCTTTGTCTAGGTCGTTCACATTCCTTAGACCAAAACCGATGCTGACTGCGTCCAGGCTTTCACTTTTGACCTGGGAGAGATTGGTTGCATCTCCCCATTCTATCTTGACTCTACCTTGGTTGATCGGTTTTTCGAGTCTTGTTTTTGCGACTTCTAACATGTTTTCAGAGAAGTCCAAACTTAGTAAAGATTCCACTCTTAGAGATCTTTCCAGGCGGACGGAAATATCTCCTGTCCCGCAACAGAGATCTAAAACTCGGATGGACCCCTTGGTTTCAGTTTCGATCTCTTCTACCAGTTTATTCTTCCAAGATCTATGCAAGAAGAAGCTACTACAATCGTTGAAACGATCGTATTTGGAAGCGATCTTATTGAAATTTACTCGAACGAAATCGGCCTTCGTATCTGAAGAAGGCATTTGAAAAGAGGCCATTTCCCTCAGGATTTTGACGGATCTATAAGGCGCAAGAGGGATTTGGATTTTTGTTCGGATGACAGAAAGTAGAAGTGTCCGTATTTTGGAAAAACGATGAAAGACCTAGGCTTTCTGCAAGGATTGGATTGGGTTTCAAGCCTAATCATTCTTCTTTCCGTTTGGAATCTTGGAACGTTTATCCATGTGTGGAGCATTCTTCCTAAAAGAAAAGAATCCTTAAAACAGAACTTTTTAACTGAAAACAATCCTTCCATTTGGGAAGAAAAACTTTCAGAAGTATTATTCCCGATAGAAACCAAACTTTCCTGGATGAAACACCTGGCAGGGATCTCGACAATGCTTGGACTTTTAGGAACTGTACTCGGGATTTCCGAAGCATTCTCCTCGTTGCAGGCAGCGGGAACAGTTAGCTTGGATGCGTTTGCCGGCGGGATCAAACTCGCGCTCGTAACCACTATCCTGGGTTTGTTCGTCGCAATCCCTTCCTTATTCGGTTTCCAATTTTTAAAACATAGATTATTGGATTTGGAAAGAGAAGCATTGTCCTGGCTAAAGATCCCACCTAGGTGAAATTGATGAGAAAGTCGATCCTAAAGGAAGAAGATCCAGGAATAGACCTGACCAGTTTTATAGACGTAGTATTTATACTTCTAGTTTTTGTGATGTTGGCAGTCAGCTTCAGAAAGGAGATCCGATCCATTCCATTAGAACTTCCTAAAGTAGGGCAGGGAGAGGATCCGAAAGGAGAAAGAGTAGAATTTGCACTTTTACCTGACGGTACTTATAGAATAGGAGAGGAAAAAATCCAGAAAGCAGTCTTGGAAGAAAAACTAAGGCAAGGACTGGTCAGAGAAAAAGAAGTCAGATTTTTTGCGGATAAAACTGCGAACTACGAAGAGATCGTAAAATTATTGGATTTATTAAGTAGGGGTGGAGCTTCTTCCCTAGAATTGGCTGTCCAAGGCCAGAAGTGATATTAAAGATCCTTTAACTTAGGATTATTCTTGTGGCGATCCTTGTCTCGGGTCGTATTCTTTTCCAGGGTAGCCTTAAAAGCTTCTTCCATGGAAATTCCCATTTGGTTGGCAAGACAAGTTAGAACAAAAAGTATATCCCCTAACTCTTTAGACAGGCCTTCCGGATCTTCTCCCTTTTTGAAAGATTGGTCCCCGTATTTTCTTGCAACGAGTCGGGAGAATTCTCCCACTTCTTCCATGAGAATGGCTAGGTTTGTTAGTTCCGAAAAATATTTAACCCCAATGGTTTTGATCCAATCATCTACCGTCTTTTGGGCTTCGTCGAAGTTCATTTCTTTTTAGGAAGATTTCCTTTTTCCTGCAAAAATTCCACCAGAAATCTAGTGGGCTCCGCATAACATCCGCCACTGAGATGATGAGGATCTATGAATTTTTGGCATTTCATTCTGGAACGATATTCTTCCATATCCAATACCAAAGTTTCCGGATATTCTTGGATCAATTTATTTCTTAGATCTATCCATTCTCGGAAGAATGCGGCGGATCTGACTTTTTCGGAGAATGTGGAGTATAATAAAGGAGTCCATAAAACTACTTTAATATGATTCTCTCTCGCGGTTTTCAAAAAATTCCTTAGGAAGTATTCTTGGACCTTAGAACTTCTGAAATTCTTATAAGACTCGTTAAAGATCCTTTCGGATTCAGAGCCCAATTTATCTTCGGGAGTATTCGCCAAAAGTCCGTTCGGGATACCTCCCTTAAACTTGTCCGATTCGTTGATCAGAATATCGCGAATGAATACAAGTTGTTGGACTTCTCCCGGATTTTTGATCCTAGAAAATGCTTCTTTGAATCTAGGAGGAAATACGGAAGTCCGGAATACTCTCGCTTTTAGAAAGCTATCCCATTCGTTTGTGGAGAATATATCCCAGTATCTCAAGAAAAAAGGAAAATCATAAGAATAACGTAATGGATATCTATTTGCGAAATCAGTTCCCGAATCCGGATAATATTCCAGGATTGCATAGTCCAAGGGGATCTTTCTTTTCAGAAGTTTTTCTAAAGTGAAGTTATGAAAAGAATAA comes from Leptospira johnsonii and encodes:
- a CDS encoding MotA/TolQ/ExbB proton channel family protein; its protein translation is MKDLGFLQGLDWVSSLIILLSVWNLGTFIHVWSILPKRKESLKQNFLTENNPSIWEEKLSEVLFPIETKLSWMKHLAGISTMLGLLGTVLGISEAFSSLQAAGTVSLDAFAGGIKLALVTTILGLFVAIPSLFGFQFLKHRLLDLEREALSWLKIPPR
- a CDS encoding ExbD/TolR family protein; its protein translation is MRKSILKEEDPGIDLTSFIDVVFILLVFVMLAVSFRKEIRSIPLELPKVGQGEDPKGERVEFALLPDGTYRIGEEKIQKAVLEEKLRQGLVREKEVRFFADKTANYEEIVKLLDLLSRGGASSLELAVQGQK
- a CDS encoding DUF1574 family protein, translated to MKRIPLLYRKILWIPLGIAALLIVWDRILSSEKVRPYTETGAEYYFYNMKDKVLSTMKKETDSKKEDQKVLTFFGTSHMGEFSLVEFEKESPGLIVYNLSGPSAPYSFHNFTLEKLLKRKIPLDYAILEYYPDSGTDFANRYPLRYSYDFPFFLRYWDIFSTNEWDSFLKARVFRTSVFPPRFKEAFSRIKNPGEVQQLVFIRDILINESDKFKGGIPNGLLANTPEDKLGSESERIFNESYKNFRSSKVQEYFLRNFLKTARENHIKVVLWTPLLYSTFSEKVRSAAFFREWIDLRNKLIQEYPETLVLDMEEYRSRMKCQKFIDPHHLSGGCYAEPTRFLVEFLQEKGNLPKKK
- a CDS encoding ubiquinone/menaquinone biosynthesis methyltransferase codes for the protein MPSSDTKADFVRVNFNKIASKYDRFNDCSSFFLHRSWKNKLVEEIETETKGSIRVLDLCCGTGDISVRLERSLRVESLLSLDFSENMLEVAKTRLEKPINQGRVKIEWGDATNLSQVKSESLDAVSIGFGLRNVNDLDKALSEIYRVLKPGGVFANLDVGKVKNPFIKAFADFYFFRIVPLFGYVLWGGKNEMFDYLPVSSLYYPDQEGLKSKLEQIGFEKVRYTNFVFGNSVLHIGKKPFRP
- a CDS encoding LruC domain-containing protein, with product MKKFLALAIIAGFVYNCGHKKNGLLLPFFFLGSQHTATGGVPGNSGSPGVVFVPGDGSGNPVTPPADSTNNSGGSTTTPSNSNSGSGSSNSGSSGSSDQTSSNSNTSDSSNTSGSPSDTASNNSGSSNGGSSSSGSSDSNSSSNSGSSSDSGNNTASSGNSGSNDSSSSGSSNSSSSSGDSSASNGSSNSGNSGSSDNSNTGSNSDTGSGSNNGSGSGDSSGTPTVAVVVVEDPKGEPSFNYNTTINIPLNLTVLDKKSNVVSGATVLVYDENNNILFQGVSDSSGKVTGTLTVPTSVGNITIDISIGGESISQYVSLDSVLGINRTIRYEVNLPATQIADTDSDGVPDDTDIYPNDATRSTEVTYPAEGVFTVAFEDSYPSAGDADLNDYVIQFKNKEDLNSSGKIVRLKGTYQHVAKGAGYRHQLFIKLPVDVGASITYKLTQADGKVEVATNTVSVTAANLKSGYQIFDDSNKTIRGQNVHPGDVFKPGFVATVEIVFNAPVERAKLGSFPYDLYAYVLNTKQEIHFPGLYKNNNGTDKYLDNTGFPWAILVPGAWKYPYEKYDIRKDSESGYSEFNLWVSSGGKEYKTWYYDVTNESKVFPVPSDSSLLGYLFLSVKKFAIFYAMGLVIAGGIAVYFLRKKQSLVA
- a CDS encoding nucleotide pyrophosphohydrolase; its protein translation is MNFDEAQKTVDDWIKTIGVKYFSELTNLAILMEEVGEFSRLVARKYGDQSFKKGEDPEGLSKELGDILFVLTCLANQMGISMEEAFKATLEKNTTRDKDRHKNNPKLKDL
- a CDS encoding PrsW family glutamic-type intramembrane protease — protein: MENWILLGKPISAILAAWFYWDFYRKTYYSGQGSTFTKLAFFYGMIATGIALAWEVGVFDLFQNYPAFSKAMLIGAIPEETSKAILIFLFLKQMKNSSNLADGLYFGLTLGASFGCIENVFYSFKLDFWQGLLRSGTSLPLHTFSGGILGFFILKFLQSRKGNFSGLDLISAFSFLVILHGLYNFLLIQGGLGTVYIPLILGLSFLTLELLVVQAEVTLPFELLQAENLYVDDYSMIRKFSRYDSWLRAAQSKENIKEIPLLRDLSTIRSFISVILFGVPIFCLNFYLFVPEWIPYYLANITSLEFITLFMEYPAWLGFLFLLRGMINPSFFRERILKIPLFLSVNLGPEGDEEPSLAYSLSRKGFYSPVIREPELNIETTVSFYIAGRNFEKIPVVPVWKNFRPEDPNHESGALYRFPRIPWGLLAWRWFIRIKQQFRNTLDAFSGIKA